A genomic segment from Mesotoga infera encodes:
- a CDS encoding GNAT family N-acetyltransferase, whose product MEKREMLFRPAESEDVPFVASLVFDTDPSHFRRAFGRRARRYVSGLILLNSPLNIRHITVCEFRGQPVAIYALYSMNEMRQLASSKFGFGDFFTSLSRFRLLMEIRTLRKAMRMSVSSTQSYLGIISVERDFRNMGFARMIFNYLFETCQEIVLDVSRSNDRALSIYAKYGFETETRVPLDYPVKDSIRLKSTRKTTV is encoded by the coding sequence GTGGAAAAGAGAGAGATGTTATTTAGACCGGCAGAAAGTGAGGATGTGCCCTTTGTTGCCTCGCTGGTTTTCGATACTGATCCTTCGCATTTCAGAAGAGCTTTTGGAAGAAGGGCTCGTAGGTATGTCTCCGGACTTATATTACTTAATAGCCCACTAAACATTAGGCACATAACCGTATGTGAATTTAGGGGACAACCCGTAGCGATATATGCCCTTTACTCAATGAATGAGATGAGGCAATTAGCTTCTTCAAAATTTGGATTCGGAGATTTCTTCACTAGTCTTTCTAGATTCAGGTTGCTAATGGAAATTCGGACGCTACGAAAGGCAATGAGAATGAGTGTTTCATCTACCCAAAGCTATCTAGGAATCATTTCGGTTGAAAGAGACTTCAGGAATATGGGCTTTGCGAGAATGATATTTAATTATCTTTTCGAAACTTGTCAAGAGATTGTGCTCGATGTTTCAAGGAGCAATGATAGGGCTCTTTCAATATATGCCAAATATGGTTTTGAAACCGAAACGAGGGTTCCGCTTGACTACCCGGTCAAAGACAGCATAAGACTGAAAAGCACCCGGAAAACTACCGTGTGA
- a CDS encoding reverse transcriptase-like protein has translation MNMRDWTHEIRKTGIAFADFLDSKGIHLSLSSHGEYFVQLSNGITFKLYTNCSGNKRIVLPSSACDALSEKLLFAWEEFNGRTYGGTHLFVDGSFRDNAAGYGVIVISEERIEEKMKGCVRENLEMRNVIGEIEGVVQGLNYCLKKRYKEVKIHYDYEGLKSWKTGEWKAKNESTRKYRAFLDELSPDISIEWVKVKSHVGDTFNEIADKLAKEAVDECS, from the coding sequence ATGAACATGAGAGACTGGACTCATGAAATAAGAAAGACTGGAATCGCATTTGCTGATTTTCTGGATAGCAAGGGGATTCATCTCTCTTTAAGCTCTCACGGAGAGTATTTCGTCCAATTGTCTAATGGAATAACATTCAAGCTTTACACAAATTGCTCCGGGAACAAAAGGATAGTCTTGCCCTCTTCCGCCTGCGATGCGCTGTCTGAGAAGTTGCTGTTCGCGTGGGAGGAATTCAACGGCAGAACATACGGTGGAACACACCTCTTCGTTGATGGAAGTTTTAGAGACAACGCGGCAGGCTATGGAGTGATTGTGATCTCTGAAGAACGTATAGAGGAAAAGATGAAGGGTTGTGTGAGAGAAAACCTGGAAATGAGAAATGTGATAGGAGAGATAGAAGGTGTTGTTCAAGGGTTGAACTATTGCCTGAAAAAGCGATATAAGGAAGTGAAAATACATTACGACTATGAGGGATTAAAGAGCTGGAAAACAGGAGAGTGGAAAGCAAAGAACGAATCGACGAGAAAGTACAGAGCTTTTCTTGATGAACTATCCCCCGATATCAGTATAGAATGGGTGAAGGTCAAATCGCATGTTGGAGATACCTTCAACGAGATTGCGGATAAATTAGCAAAGGAAGCTGTTGATGAGTGTTCTTGA
- a CDS encoding peptidase M55, which produces MRVYISADIEGTSGIADWNEARKGHQDYEYFKKQMTAEVSAAVQGALKAGASEVIVRDAHGSARNIDPSSLPEEVRILRGWARDPLMMMQGVDNGIGAVVFTGYHSPSGQALNPLSHTMTGEIFYLKMNGELVSEFMLNAMSAAYYGIPIAFISGDEGIVRIAEQAVPGIVTVSTNRGSGSSVDSIHPLRAVKLIEEGVYKALKNLETQPLELPERFIVEIAYVDHRLAHKLSFFPGVRKMDDRTLIFEDTDYFEVLRKLLFLL; this is translated from the coding sequence GTGAGAGTATACATCAGTGCTGACATTGAAGGGACTTCAGGGATTGCAGATTGGAACGAAGCAAGAAAGGGACATCAAGACTACGAATATTTCAAGAAGCAGATGACTGCCGAAGTGAGTGCCGCTGTGCAGGGTGCTCTGAAAGCAGGGGCCTCGGAAGTTATTGTGAGAGATGCCCATGGAAGTGCAAGAAATATTGATCCCTCCTCTCTTCCTGAAGAAGTTCGCATATTGAGAGGATGGGCAAGAGACCCTCTGATGATGATGCAGGGAGTCGATAACGGTATTGGTGCCGTCGTATTCACAGGCTACCACTCCCCATCAGGGCAGGCTTTGAATCCTCTTTCTCACACTATGACCGGCGAGATCTTTTATTTGAAGATGAATGGGGAGCTTGTCAGTGAATTCATGCTCAACGCGATGTCAGCAGCCTACTACGGTATACCGATTGCTTTTATCAGTGGCGATGAAGGAATTGTGAGGATTGCTGAGCAGGCCGTACCTGGCATCGTGACGGTCTCAACAAATCGTGGAAGTGGATCATCAGTCGATTCAATCCATCCCTTAAGAGCGGTGAAACTGATTGAAGAGGGGGTCTATAAGGCTTTGAAGAATCTTGAGACACAACCCTTGGAGCTGCCAGAGCGATTTATTGTCGAAATTGCCTATGTTGACCACAGACTGGCACACAAACTCTCCTTTTTTCCGGGAGTGCGCAAGATGGATGACCGGACACTCATATTTGAAGATACTGACTATTTTGAAGTGCTTAGAAAGCTATTGTTCCTGCTATAG
- a CDS encoding prepilin peptidase, with translation MWDYLVFRVPVFFVFGLIFGSFSNALIFRIPSKEYSIVRPRRSFCPHCKHELSWKDNLPIISYLVLGGKCRYCGKPISARYPLVELLTATLYALNAALFSLSGAISISVLSTGLIVSSFIDLEHYMIPDLGVILVGIGAFAWSILENRFPLNLLYALLVTGAMVAFFLIANLVKRDSFGFGDVELLAALSLATGIVGSLYTIMIASFAALIVYAINAAAKGKRFDRRAQLPFGPFIAIGGYLTIIFLDFIEALYRV, from the coding sequence GTGTGGGATTACTTAGTTTTTAGAGTTCCGGTTTTCTTCGTTTTCGGGCTAATCTTTGGGAGTTTTTCTAATGCGTTGATCTTCAGGATTCCTTCCAAGGAGTACTCTATTGTCAGACCTCGAAGGAGCTTCTGCCCACACTGCAAGCATGAACTTTCCTGGAAAGACAACCTTCCAATCATTAGCTACCTCGTCCTAGGGGGAAAGTGTAGGTACTGCGGTAAACCAATTTCCGCAAGATATCCCTTAGTTGAGTTGCTGACAGCAACATTATATGCGTTAAACGCGGCTCTTTTTTCTCTTTCGGGAGCGATCTCGATATCAGTTCTATCCACAGGACTCATCGTTTCTTCGTTTATCGATCTTGAGCACTACATGATTCCCGATCTCGGCGTGATTCTCGTTGGAATAGGCGCCTTCGCATGGTCGATCCTTGAGAATAGATTTCCTTTGAACTTGCTGTATGCTCTTCTAGTAACAGGGGCAATGGTAGCCTTCTTCTTAATTGCAAACCTTGTGAAAAGAGACAGCTTCGGATTTGGCGACGTTGAACTTCTTGCTGCTCTTTCACTTGCAACGGGGATAGTAGGGTCTCTTTACACAATTATGATAGCTTCGTTTGCCGCGCTGATAGTGTATGCCATAAACGCCGCAGCTAAAGGAAAAAGGTTCGACAGACGAGCTCAGCTTCCCTTCGGTCCTTTCATCGCAATCGGTGGATATTTAACAATAATCTTCCTTGATTTCATTGAGGCACTTTATAGGGTATGA